In Micromonas commoda chromosome 16, complete sequence, the genomic window GCACGCCGTTAAACCCGCGTGATACGTCACCGCCACCGTGGTCGGGGGCGCGCAGAGCGTTCCTTCTTCTGCTGGGTGGACTGATGAAGCAGCGCTTTTCCGCtgaccggcgccgtcgttcgcggccaGCGCGCGTATCACCGCGGtcttccccgcgccgtcgaggccgacgaagacgagcgTGAGGTGCGGCACGGGCGGTGGGGCTCGGGGCGTCtggggctcgggcgcgggcgcctcctcctcctcctcctccaccggcGGTGCCGAGTCTCCCGCTTCTTCCATCTTCTCGTCAACCCCCGGTGGTGTCGTCGGTgcgtccgcccgcgccgacgctgtTATGGCCGGCCGCCCggtcccctcgccgcccctcgACACGCCCCATCCCTCcttccgccgcgtcgccaggTGCAGAgcgcggtccgcgcggtgATCCTCGGGCGCCTTACTGGCGCAAGCCCCCATCGCGCTCAACGATTTGACACCCCAGGTGCAGTGACCGCGCCCgctcgcctcccgcgcggatCGTCTCCGATGAAACCAGCCTCGGAGTAACGCACGCGTATCGATCTGCTCGAGGCGAGGCGACACTCGcacccgcacgcgccgccgccgccgtcgtcgtcgtcagaagcatgaccgccgcgccgacgccgacgccgacgccgatgccgacgccgacgcccgcgaagcGGTTCCATCGCAACAAGCGAGGCGTCAAGGTCTTCAGCAACgccgtcccgcgcggcgcgattgGGAAAAACaaagcgacgacgacgacgacgccggacgaTGATTctcccgagctcgcgccgctcgacgcgggcgcctcaGAGTtccaccccgcgccgccgcagggATCctaccgcgacgccgccgcgccgtccgtcgagacgatcgcgcgcggtgacacCCCGAGCGGTCCGCTGTCCAACGCCGACTCCTCGGGGGAAACcagcgaggacggcgacccGACGGGAGGAGGAAACGATTCCGCCGATAATAACGCACGCGCGGTTGACGAGGCCCAGTGGCCGAGCCTGACGTCAGCAGCCTCGCGTcggaccgcgcgcgaaccggtcgccgccgcggccgccaccgacgacgacgacgacgccgaggatgaggatgacGCCGAGGCTTGGAGGTGCGACGAGTGCCACCAGCGTaaccgcccggcgcgcgacgactgCCGCCGATGCGGGGTCCCGAGGGTGACCCTCGACGAATcgcgccatccgccgccgccgccgccgaggaagacggttcccccgccgacgcccccgcccggaCCTCCCCCGCCCCTCACCGTCATCCGTCGCGCCatggagcgccgcgacgagcacccgcgagccgcgtcgtcgtcgtcgccgccgcccgccctcgAGAGGCAGGGAAGCCTGCTGAGAACGCTCCTCCCAAACctccccgaggacgcgcgcgacggggaggacgtcTCGAAGGAGCCCacgacggcgtgggcggacgacgaacgcgcggacgacctgCCGACGCTTCCCCCGTccttcgcgaacgcgccggacgccatcgcggctgATGACGTGGCTGATGACGTGGTTGATGACGTGGCTGATGACGTGGCTGATGACGTGGCGCAAGACTTTGGCGAGGGCTTTGACGCTCCCGTGGACGTCGCACCGCCCCCGGGTTtcctccacgccgacgccgacgccgcgcccgccaccgacgcgagtaccatcgcgctcgccgcgctgcaggccgcgctcgcggcggagcgagccgcgcgcgacgccgctaACGCCGCTTCGAAGCTCCCCCTCGTTCATCGGTCTCATCCCCCGAAGCCCTCCGCGAACtccgacgagctccttctgGCCAGaatggacgccgcgatggactcgAGGCTCGCGCTTCTGGAGCGGTGCCTGTGCGACCAACTCGAGGGTTTGCGTTCAGAGGTGGAGGCTggggcggtggagcgcgcggcactccgcgcgcgtctcgagcgcctcgaagGAGCGATGGAGCGCATGCCCGTACTTGGGCGGGCAAGCGGGGAGAGACTTGAGAAAAAGAGCCCGACTTACTCGTGCCCCCCGGCGTCCCACGGCGAGTTcgcaccggcgtcgccgccgcccgcgccgaggctggcgcgagggcgacccccgcgcatcgtcatcgacgtcgaggacgatgacgacgaccgttacgacgaccgttacgaccgtcGGGAACCTCGGAGGACCGAGAGgagggacgccgacgccgatgacgtgatcgaggaggacgaggccgaggttCCCGAGCACATCCCGGATGACGAGGTTCAGTCCACGTCGACAGTCCACGTCAGCACGAGTCcacgcggtcgacgcgatgCGTTGATGGCGGATATTGACGCCGCGGAGTtcgaggcgacgctcgcggggttcaggtcgcgcccggcgccgctcgccgcgaacccgttcgaggggctcgccgacgacgaggacgaggacgaggacgaagacgacgaacCCCCGCCCGGAACCCTCCAGAAACCTCCGGAACCCCGCATCACCGGCGACCAAACCCCGCACCACGTCGTCtcgaaggaggacgaggacgaggacgaggacgccgtccaCCCGTCGCACGGGGAAAAGCCGCGGAGACACCGAggcgccgttcccgccccgcccgacggTCCGccgcaaccgccgccgcgagaagagacggtggaggagatgctcgcggcgatcgcgctggaggaggagcagcgcgcggcgcggcaccgcgcgggcgcgacgggggccgGCGGCCGGGGGAAGAAGGGAAACAGGAAGGGAAACAGGAAAGGGACAAACGTCGGACAAACGTCGGACAACAGACAGGctctcgtcgacgcgtacTTGGAGCGGCGAaaggcgatcgccgcggcttcctctTTCGGCGATACGCTTCGAGTGAATGGCGAAAAGCTTTCAAAGCGCAAGGCGGTGCGGTGGGCGGACGAGACCGtgccgatcgcggcggtgacgggcgagcgcatccgcgcgttcgtcagggcgacgccgacgacggcgctcggggcgagGCTGGACGACGTCTTCGGCGATTAGGACGATCCCTTTCGTAAGTGTCTATAGATTTGTCAATTCCTTGTCATCgcaccgtcggcgtccgagTCAGaactcgggctcggcgtcgaacccggcgcccttgaccgcgtccacgagcgcgggcaTCAGCGTCAgtcccgccaccgcgctctccgcgttGACCCCCACGCGCACCATCTTCGTCTCGAGGTTGACGTCcacggtgacgacgcggtcCGGGGATGCCTTTCGAAGCGCCTCGGTGACGGACTCGGCGCAGCCCTCGCACATCATGCCGTCCACCTTGAGCGCGATCTCGaccgtgtcgtcgtcgctcgcggcggcggcggcgcggacggtgaACCGACgggggagcgccgcgggggagcggACGCGAACCCTGCGGGCCCTGCGTGGGTTCGGGAGGGGACACGCGTTAGTGAGGAAGGGTTAGTTTGGGaaggcgaggacgacgacgacgacgatggggaTTCGAGGGGCTGAGCTCGGGGTCGAGGGGGAGCGCACCCCGCGGGTTTGAGCGTGCGGATGAGCGCGGGGGATGGGAGGACCGCGGCCATCGTCGGATGTGCCGAtaccgcgcgtcgcgagttGTGAGACGAAGCAGGTGGCGCCCGTCGGGATGCAAGTAAGATTCCGTCGAGCGGTCAAGTTTTCAGTTCGTCGCCAAACAGTTCGAAAGTTGGCGCCAACATCCGCGCGACCAGTgcagacgcgcgcgtccgcggcgccatggcgccatggacgacgacgcccggatcggagacgcgaggcgcgggtgctccgccgtcgacgaacggaacgccgtccaccgcctaCCTCAACAGagcccgcgagctcgccgagcgcgtgcagGCTTCGCTGGAATCCAACGTGCGACACGACGCCCTCTACGCTGCTCtggcgtcgtctccggcgacggagacgttcgcggcgtcgcgcgccaaggagctcatggacgagctcatcgccgcgggcggggacggcggatGGAgacccgcggaggcgacgccagccgcccgaggaggcgacCGGCCGAGAGGAGACGACGCATCAGTCGGGGGCGATGAGcctcctcgatcgcctcATCCTGGGgggcgggacgacgacgacgacgacccggcgacccccgcgccgcccgctggatcgacgacaccgacgggcgcgcggacgccgtcgcccacgcccCCCACCCCGGTCGACCCGATCGAGGCGTTGCTCtccaaagccgccgcgcggggcgcggacttgcccgtcgtcgtcgtcgcctcgtccgaTGAAAACGTACACGAAGATGAcagtcgcgcggcgcgcggccgccgtcgcgaagaaaaaaacgacgacggcgaacaaacgccgacgccgccgcggccgtccgCGCGTTGGTCCCGCGCGATCCGCGTCACGCAccgggaatcgaacccgcgaccaAAGGGTTCGCCCCCCGACGCCTTTACCCCTCTACCTCACGCCTTTACCACTCGGTTCGCCGACCTCACCcgtcgagccgccgacgcccaatCGCGTTTCGACTCCGAACGACGCCGGAACGACCGCCTGGCGCGCAAGCTCACGCGCGCCGAgtcacgagcgcgccgcttAGAGGACGACTTGGCACGTCTCGAGCACGAGCGACGAACGATGCGTGTTCGATACGTCCAATTGGGCGAAAGATTCGACGCGATgctggacgacgccaaggacgccaaggacgacgccgcgcgacgcgaggaggcgcacgaggcgacgcgacgcgcgctcgagcgtcgGGTGAATGACCTCGAGGCGTTAAaggcgtccacgtcagcgGCCACGTCAGCGGAGGTTGCACGGCTTCGATctgagctcgacgcggttcagcgccgcgaacgcgatcaCGTCGATCGagcgtccacgtcagcgGCCACGTCAGCGGCCACGTCAGCggaggaccgcgcgcgcatTCGCGAGCTGGGCGATCGATGCGCAACGCTCGAGCGGGAGTTGCGGGACGCGGCAGTGGCGTCCGTTCGGGCGCAGGCGAAGGAGCGGGAgctggaggcgacgcgggaaCGGTTGGAGGCTAAGctgtcggcggcgaacgacgcgctgTCGTCGGAGAGGGAAAGGTTCGACGCGGAACGGACGCAGaggccgctcgcgcccgcgcccaccccggGGTTAGTGCtgttcgacgccgacgccgacgtcgcgaccccgaccgacgcgtccacgagcaaCCCCGGAACTTCGAACCTTTTAGCTCGCATCGTTCGGACCGAGGTGGCTGAGGCGGTGGAATcgttcgccgtcgacgtcgcggcgcgatcaGAGACGAACGAACGATTGAGGGACGCCGAGGGTAAGCTCGAGGTGGcgttggaggcggcgcgggctgcggagctcgcggcggcgcgcgcgggtgacgcggacgcgttgaTCGCGTCGCTGCGGGAGCAACTGGAACAACTGCGGGAGCAACTGGAACGCGCGGATGAGCGGTCGgaacgagcggcggcggatggagcGGAGCGAGAGACCAAGTCGGCCGAGGCGCACGAGCGGTTTGTGGCGTCGCTGAGGCGCGATTgggaggcgcgggtgggTGAGCTGCGGTCGGATCTCGCAACGGCGCGGGTGCAGTGCGATCGCAaaatcgccgacgccgagaaggaaGCCGCTCGAGCAATCGCCGAGGTTCGGCTGGAgtcgacgcggtcggcgacgcaggcggaggctcgcgcgcAAGTCGCcgagacgaacgcggcggcggcggccaatcGCGCGAGGGATCTGGAAGCTGAGTTTGAACGTCGCGCGAAGGATCTGGAAGCGCAATTtgaacgtcgcgtcgaacAAGTtgaacgcgagcgccgcgtcgcgctggccGAGAGGGACCGCGAATGCGTCCGGAAAGACGCGGAAGTTTCCAATCTAAACGCGCGGCTTCAAGACGCCAGGGCGCACGGCGACCGGCTGGAGCGTCAGTGTTTGgaccaggcggcggcgctcaaggatgcggaggccaaggcttcgcgtcgcggcgagctcgagaggGCGCAaacggagctcgtcgacgtcaaAGCCGAGTTGGGAAAAacggcggcgatcatcgcGGAGGTCAGGG contains:
- a CDS encoding predicted protein, with the protein product MTAAPTPTPTPMPTPTPAKRFHRNKRGVKVFSNAVPRGAIGKNKATTTTTPDDDSPELAPLDAGASEFHPAPPQGSYRDAAAPSVETIARGDTPSGPLSNADSSGETSEDGDPTGGGNDSADNNARAVDEAQWPSLTSAASRRTAREPVAAAAATDDDDDAEDEDDAEAWRCDECHQRNRPARDDCRRCGVPRVTLDESRHPPPPPPRKTVPPPTPPPGPPPPLTVIRRAMERRDEHPRAASSSSPPPALERQGSLLRTLLPNLPEDARDGEDVSKEPTTAWADDERADDLPTLPPSFANAPDAIAADDVADDVVDDVADDVADDVAQDFGEGFDAPVDVAPPPGFLHADADAAPATDASTIALAALQAALAAERAARDAANAASKLPLVHRSHPPKPSANSDELLLARMDAAMDSRLALLERCLCDQLEGLRSEVEAGAVERAALRARLERLEGAMERMPVLGRASGERLEKKSPTYSCPPASHGEFAPASPPPAPRLARGRPPRIVIDVEDDDDDRYDDRYDRREPRRTERRDADADDVIEEDEAEVPEHIPDDEVQSTSTVHVSTSPRGRRDALMADIDAAEFEATLAGFRSRPAPLAANPFEGLADDEDEDEDEDDEPPPGTLQKPPEPRITGDQTPHHVVSKEDEDEDEDAVHPSHGEKPRRHRGAVPAPPDGPPQPPPREETVEEMLAAIALEEEQRAARHRAGATGAGGRGKKGNRKGNRKGTNVGQTSDNRQALVDAYLERRKAIAAASSFGDTLRVNGEKLSKRKAVRWADETVPIAAVTGERIRAFVRATPTTALGARLDDVFGD
- a CDS encoding predicted protein gives rise to the protein MAAVLPSPALIRTLKPAGARRVRVRSPAALPRRFTVRAAAAASDDDTVEIALKVDGMMCEGCAESVTEALRKASPDRVVTVDVNLETKMVRVGVNAESAVAGLTLMPALVDAVKGAGFDAEPEF